A genomic region of Prochlorococcus marinus XMU1405 contains the following coding sequences:
- a CDS encoding BamA/TamA family outer membrane protein: MQKRFLKFSKFFTNIACSPLILVSNNSELSAKFLPNDFEQSIKTFEIKNFGNSEIQGFDIKQETNFFIAENKKNSNEGSVLISEIIIEGWENHPEGRKLELAAYESMSIKPGSIVNNQILNRDLNSIYASGWFSGVKIKSQDGPLGVRLIVNVVPNPILKKVELKPIKSVVSEEYIDGVFNNYYGTTLNLNELQNKIEIIKKRYENDGYSLARINGPERISEDGIIVLNVSEGIVSDIQLRFQGADGESSVDGKPRKGKTKDWVIKRELKTQPGEIFNRKILEADIKRLYATSLFDDVKVSLGPDNSNPGQVIIFLDLSEQRTGSLTGGIGYANSSGIFAQIGLQETNAFGRAWSSNINLNFGEYSTTYNFSLYDPWIKGDKHRTSFRTNVFLSRDYPQEFKSDNNGRIYAVDNKTPSSSDTFSSIVLEKTGGGFSFSRPLNGGDPFKLSKWRVLAGMNIKKVKMIDSDGNKKPYGDMTPTTTKNNISEIICIGFTPNDLSCPAENTLVSFVASSSRNNLNNSVNPTSGNKFSFGTEQFVSMGENSPTFNRMRSSYSYFIPTKLINLTKACKSNNANSEDCPQVIGFQFKAGTIIGELPPYEAFCMGGTSSVRGWGSCDLAVSRSYVEGTVEYRFPVWKMISGALFVDAGSDLNSQKDVPGKPGKLLQKSGSGYSLGAGVGVKTPIGPLRLDVASKDLSGDWRYTLGVGWKF, from the coding sequence ATGCAAAAACGTTTTTTAAAATTTAGTAAGTTTTTCACTAATATTGCATGCTCTCCATTAATTTTGGTATCAAACAATTCAGAATTGTCTGCAAAATTTTTACCAAATGATTTTGAGCAATCAATCAAAACTTTTGAAATAAAAAATTTTGGAAATAGTGAGATTCAGGGTTTTGATATTAAGCAAGAGACAAATTTCTTCATTGCAGAAAACAAAAAAAATTCCAATGAAGGGAGTGTTCTTATCTCAGAAATCATTATTGAAGGTTGGGAAAATCACCCTGAGGGTAGAAAACTTGAATTGGCTGCATATGAATCTATGAGTATAAAGCCAGGAAGTATTGTTAATAATCAAATTTTAAATCGAGATCTTAATTCAATATATGCTAGTGGTTGGTTTTCAGGAGTTAAAATAAAGTCTCAAGATGGGCCATTAGGAGTAAGACTAATAGTAAATGTAGTGCCTAATCCAATTTTGAAAAAAGTTGAACTTAAACCAATCAAATCTGTGGTTTCTGAGGAATATATAGATGGTGTTTTTAATAATTATTACGGGACAACACTTAATTTAAATGAATTACAGAATAAAATTGAAATAATAAAAAAACGTTATGAAAATGATGGTTATTCTTTGGCAAGAATTAATGGTCCAGAAAGAATCTCTGAAGACGGAATAATTGTTTTAAATGTTTCTGAGGGTATCGTATCTGATATTCAGTTAAGATTTCAGGGGGCTGATGGAGAATCTTCGGTTGATGGGAAACCCAGAAAAGGAAAAACAAAAGATTGGGTTATAAAAAGAGAGCTAAAAACACAACCTGGTGAAATATTCAATAGAAAAATTTTAGAAGCTGATATTAAAAGGCTATATGCAACCTCACTTTTTGATGATGTTAAGGTATCTCTTGGTCCTGATAATTCAAATCCTGGACAAGTCATAATTTTTTTAGACTTAAGTGAGCAAAGAACAGGCTCTTTAACAGGCGGTATTGGTTATGCTAATAGCTCAGGGATCTTTGCACAAATTGGTTTGCAGGAAACAAATGCATTTGGTAGAGCTTGGTCTTCAAATATCAACCTGAATTTTGGAGAATATTCAACAACTTATAATTTTTCTTTATATGATCCGTGGATTAAAGGGGATAAGCATAGGACTTCTTTTAGAACAAATGTTTTTCTAAGTAGAGATTATCCACAAGAATTTAAGAGTGACAATAATGGGAGAATATATGCTGTTGATAATAAAACACCATCTAGTTCTGATACTTTTTCATCAATAGTTTTAGAAAAAACAGGAGGTGGTTTTTCTTTCTCAAGGCCTTTAAATGGTGGAGATCCATTTAAGTTATCCAAATGGAGAGTTCTTGCCGGGATGAATATTAAGAAAGTAAAGATGATTGATAGTGATGGAAATAAAAAACCTTATGGTGATATGACGCCAACTACAACCAAAAATAATATAAGTGAAATTATTTGTATTGGATTTACTCCAAATGACTTGTCATGTCCTGCAGAAAATACATTGGTAAGTTTTGTTGCGAGTTCTTCTAGAAATAATTTGAATAATTCAGTAAACCCAACTTCAGGAAATAAATTTAGTTTTGGAACCGAACAGTTTGTATCAATGGGGGAAAACTCCCCAACTTTTAATAGAATGAGATCTTCATATTCATACTTCATACCAACAAAATTGATAAATTTAACCAAAGCCTGTAAGTCTAATAATGCTAATAGTGAAGATTGTCCTCAAGTTATTGGTTTTCAATTTAAGGCTGGAACTATTATTGGAGAATTACCTCCTTATGAAGCATTTTGTATGGGAGGGACATCATCTGTTAGAGGTTGGGGATCTTGTGATTTGGCTGTAAGTAGAAGTTATGTTGAAGGCACAGTAGAATATAGATTTCCTGTTTGGAAAATGATATCAGGAGCTTTATTCGTTGATGCAGGAAGTGATTTAAACTCCCAAAAAGATGTTCCTGGAAAACCTGGTAAATTATTGCAAAAATCAGGTTCTGGTTATTCTCTCGGAGCAGGAGTTGGAGTTAAAACGCCAATTGGTCCATTAAGATTAGATGTTGCTAGTAAAGACTTAAGTGGAGATTGGAGATATACACTTGGAGTTGGATGGAAGTTTTAA
- the purC gene encoding phosphoribosylaminoimidazolesuccinocarboxamide synthase: MTNQFKLLYEGKAKKVFSHYDPDKVIIEFKDDATAFNALKKAKFEGKGKLNCLISARIFEYLIKNNIPTHFLELKDENTMIARKIKVIPLEIVLRNTAYGSLCKQTNIQPGTVFANPLIDIYLKNDMLNDPLITKDRIALMNIISSKDLDLIINLTLKINVILKNFFKNIKLELVDFKLEFGYDSKNRILLGDEISPDNCRLWDLNQKNDTIVSLDKDRFRNDLGGLIEAYSEINQRINDFI, encoded by the coding sequence ATGACTAATCAATTTAAGTTGTTATATGAAGGTAAAGCAAAAAAAGTATTTTCTCATTATGATCCGGATAAAGTAATAATTGAATTTAAAGATGATGCTACAGCTTTTAATGCGCTAAAAAAAGCTAAATTTGAAGGAAAGGGCAAACTTAATTGCTTAATTAGTGCAAGAATTTTTGAATATCTTATAAAAAATAATATTCCAACTCATTTTCTTGAACTTAAAGATGAAAATACAATGATTGCGAGAAAAATAAAAGTAATTCCTCTAGAAATTGTTCTTAGAAATACTGCCTATGGTTCTTTGTGTAAACAGACTAATATTCAACCGGGCACTGTATTTGCAAATCCATTAATTGATATTTACCTTAAAAATGATATGCTTAATGATCCTTTAATTACTAAAGATAGAATTGCATTAATGAATATAATAAGTTCTAAAGATTTAGATTTAATTATAAATTTGACTTTAAAAATTAATGTAATCCTGAAAAATTTTTTTAAAAATATCAAGCTTGAACTTGTAGATTTTAAATTAGAGTTTGGTTACGATTCAAAAAATAGAATTCTACTTGGGGACGAAATAAGTCCTGATAATTGTAGATTGTGGGATCTCAATCAGAAAAATGATACAATTGTAAGTCTAGACAAAGATAGATTCAGAAATGATTTAGGTGGTTTAATTGAAGCTTATAGTGAAATCAACCAAAGAATAAATGATTTCATCTAA
- the purD gene encoding phosphoribosylamine--glycine ligase, with product MSINSKSSTSISRLKNILIIGSGGRENSLAWIIQKNEEIKKIYLIPGNAGSERINKCERINIDINNKNELIKKLNFLKIDLTIIGPEIPLARGLADFLREKNFKVFGPNKDGAKLEYSKSWAKEFMEEANIPTAKFWKVNSIEEAKIIINSSSIPLVVKADGLASGKGVFIPNSKEECFRAAESIFNGKFGKSGNVVVLEEKIKGPEVSVFALCDGKKYVLLPTAQDHKRLNEQDKGPNTGGMGAYSPAPLLTEDYLDKIIKEIIEPTISELKKKNIDYRGVIYFGLMITKSGPKVIEYNCRFGDPECQTIMPLMDHNFVNLLEKCAMGNLSGNEKINTFDKVSGCVIATSKGYPHEYKTGFPIVIGKIDSSDFQIFDSGTSLSNNGELLTDGGRVLSIVCQDKDFDMVFEKAYKNLKEINFDGIYFRKDIGHQVRRKYSKEN from the coding sequence ATGAGTATTAATTCAAAAAGTTCTACAAGCATCTCTAGATTAAAAAATATTTTAATAATTGGAAGTGGCGGAAGAGAAAATTCATTAGCTTGGATTATCCAAAAAAATGAAGAAATTAAAAAAATTTATTTAATTCCTGGTAACGCAGGATCAGAAAGAATAAATAAATGTGAAAGGATAAATATTGATATAAACAATAAAAATGAATTAATCAAAAAACTTAATTTTTTAAAAATAGATTTAACTATAATAGGTCCGGAAATTCCTTTAGCAAGGGGATTGGCCGATTTTCTTCGAGAAAAAAACTTTAAAGTTTTTGGTCCTAACAAAGATGGCGCAAAACTCGAATATAGCAAATCTTGGGCAAAGGAATTTATGGAAGAAGCAAATATTCCAACTGCAAAATTTTGGAAGGTTAATTCTATAGAAGAAGCTAAAATAATTATTAACTCATCATCAATACCACTGGTAGTAAAAGCAGATGGTTTAGCTTCAGGTAAAGGTGTATTCATTCCAAATTCAAAAGAGGAATGTTTTAGAGCAGCAGAATCAATCTTCAATGGGAAGTTTGGCAAATCTGGCAATGTGGTAGTTCTAGAAGAAAAAATTAAGGGGCCAGAAGTTTCCGTTTTTGCACTATGTGATGGGAAGAAATATGTACTACTTCCAACCGCACAAGATCATAAACGTCTTAATGAGCAAGATAAAGGTCCAAATACAGGAGGTATGGGCGCTTATTCTCCTGCGCCACTATTAACGGAAGATTATCTTGATAAAATCATCAAAGAAATAATTGAACCTACAATTAGTGAATTAAAGAAAAAAAATATTGATTATAGAGGTGTTATTTATTTTGGATTAATGATCACAAAATCAGGTCCAAAAGTTATAGAATATAATTGCAGATTTGGTGATCCAGAATGCCAAACAATTATGCCATTGATGGATCATAATTTTGTAAATCTTTTAGAAAAATGTGCAATGGGAAATCTTAGTGGTAATGAAAAAATTAATACCTTTGATAAGGTAAGTGGTTGTGTAATAGCTACTTCAAAGGGTTACCCTCATGAATATAAAACAGGATTCCCAATAGTGATAGGTAAAATTGATTCAAGTGATTTTCAAATTTTCGACTCAGGCACCTCGCTTAGCAATAATGGGGAATTATTAACTGATGGAGGTAGAGTTTTAAGCATTGTTTGTCAAGATAAAGATTTTGATATGGTTTTTGAAAAAGCATACAAAAATTTAAAAGAAATCAATTTTGATGGGATTTACTTTAGAAAAGATATTGGTCATCAAGTAAGGAGAAAATATTCTAAGGAGAATTAA
- a CDS encoding HAMP domain-containing sensor histidine kinase produces MVDTNTRENREYDITDNEDSYNNYWINRILIWWSGFSLRTKLLAIATLVVSLLMTGITFFALNSIQRDAGMNDTRYARDLGLLLSGNVTELVANNQKKEISNVAEKFWRSSRNLRYIFFTDAEDIVQLGIPISATPTSSDSQFQLTRRLKLPSELKKRPQFPLVRQHSTPQGQVTDVFVPMLWKGKYLGTLALGVTPNKKALASAALTREVTIAVFISIWVLVILGAVFNALTITRPVRELVRGVREISKGNFKSRISLPMTGDLGELLNGFNRMATQLENYDEANIEELKAAQIKQQSLIATMADGAILLDSKGKIVLTNPTAKRLFRWEGRFLEGKYFLNEIPEILSNDLHTNVESILNREKEKDDLRFSLGEPARTLRIVLQSVLDTNKVELKGIAVTIQDLTREVELNAAQNRFISNVSHELRTPLFNIKSYVETLHDLKDQLSNEEQIEFLGIANSETDRLTRLVNDVLDLSRLESGKIIQLEEMDIKPAIEQTLRNYRLNATEKNVSLGHDIEETIPSILGNFDLLLQVFDNLLGNGLKFSPKNSNLMIRAYTWPDSCPAFPPNNNKDSAPQCELVSPLPKVRIEIADTGSGISQADQEKIFDRFYRVENAVHTEQGTGLGLSIVRGIIEKHGGEIRMASELGVGTTFWFDLALAQSDKDELLTQTINNSDNFSGSEVTKII; encoded by the coding sequence ATGGTAGATACCAATACTCGAGAGAATAGAGAATATGACATTACAGATAATGAGGATTCTTATAATAATTACTGGATTAACAGAATTCTTATTTGGTGGAGCGGGTTTAGTTTAAGAACAAAATTGTTAGCAATAGCAACTTTAGTTGTAAGTCTATTAATGACAGGAATAACTTTTTTTGCACTAAATAGTATCCAAAGAGATGCAGGTATGAATGATACTAGGTATGCCCGTGATCTTGGATTATTGTTATCTGGGAATGTCACAGAACTAGTTGCTAATAACCAAAAAAAAGAAATTTCAAATGTTGCTGAAAAGTTTTGGAGATCAAGTCGTAATCTACGTTACATATTTTTTACTGATGCAGAAGATATAGTTCAACTTGGCATACCTATTAGTGCCACACCAACGAGTTCAGATAGTCAGTTCCAGCTAACTAGAAGATTAAAACTACCATCAGAATTAAAGAAAAGACCACAATTCCCTTTAGTTAGACAACATTCCACTCCTCAGGGCCAAGTAACAGATGTATTTGTTCCCATGTTGTGGAAAGGGAAATATCTAGGAACTTTAGCTTTAGGAGTTACCCCTAATAAAAAAGCCTTAGCCAGTGCTGCACTTACAAGAGAAGTAACAATAGCTGTTTTTATCTCTATTTGGGTATTGGTAATACTAGGAGCTGTATTCAATGCTCTTACAATTACTAGACCTGTAAGGGAATTAGTAAGAGGTGTTAGAGAAATTTCAAAAGGTAACTTTAAATCCAGAATTTCTTTACCTATGACGGGAGATCTTGGAGAACTTTTAAATGGATTTAACCGAATGGCTACCCAATTAGAAAATTATGACGAGGCAAACATTGAAGAACTCAAAGCCGCTCAAATAAAACAGCAATCACTTATTGCCACTATGGCTGATGGTGCAATTTTATTAGATTCCAAGGGCAAAATTGTACTTACTAATCCAACTGCAAAAAGATTATTTCGTTGGGAAGGAAGATTTTTAGAAGGCAAATATTTTTTAAATGAGATCCCTGAAATCCTATCTAATGACTTACATACTAATGTAGAATCAATCTTAAATAGAGAAAAGGAAAAAGATGATTTAAGGTTTAGTTTAGGAGAACCTGCTAGAACTTTAAGAATTGTATTACAGTCAGTATTAGATACCAATAAAGTTGAATTAAAAGGAATTGCCGTTACAATTCAAGATCTTACAAGAGAAGTTGAACTAAATGCGGCTCAAAACAGATTTATTAGTAATGTTTCGCATGAATTAAGGACACCACTTTTTAATATTAAAAGTTACGTAGAAACACTACATGATTTAAAAGATCAGCTATCTAATGAAGAACAAATAGAATTTCTTGGAATTGCCAATTCAGAGACTGATAGGTTAACAAGGCTTGTTAATGATGTACTAGATTTATCAAGATTAGAGTCAGGGAAAATAATTCAACTAGAAGAAATGGATATAAAACCTGCAATTGAACAGACTTTGAGAAATTATAGACTTAACGCTACAGAAAAAAACGTCTCATTAGGTCATGATATAGAAGAAACTATCCCTTCAATTCTTGGAAACTTTGACTTACTTTTACAAGTCTTTGATAATTTGCTTGGGAATGGATTGAAATTTAGTCCAAAAAATAGCAACCTAATGATAAGAGCTTACACTTGGCCAGATTCTTGCCCTGCTTTTCCTCCAAATAATAACAAAGATAGCGCACCTCAATGCGAGTTAGTCTCGCCATTGCCAAAAGTAAGAATTGAGATTGCTGATACAGGTTCTGGAATATCTCAAGCTGATCAAGAGAAAATTTTTGACCGTTTTTATAGAGTGGAAAATGCTGTTCATACTGAGCAAGGAACAGGTTTGGGATTATCTATAGTTAGAGGAATAATTGAAAAACATGGCGGAGAAATTCGAATGGCGAGTGAATTAGGTGTTGGAACAACCTTCTGGTTTGATTTAGCTTTAGCACAATCTGATAAAGATGAATTATTGACTCAGACTATTAATAATTCTGATAATTTTTCCGGCTCTGAAGTTACTAAAATTATTTAA
- the kaiC gene encoding circadian clock protein KaiC, which produces MKDKKFGKSDKMQVQKLPTGIEGFDDVCRGGLPVSRSTLVSGTSGTGKTVFSLQYLHHGICNFDEPGIFVTFEESPLDIIRNAASFGWDLQELIDQNKLFILDASPDPDGQDVAGNFDLSGLIERISYAIRKYKAKRVAIDSITAVFQQYDAIYVVRREIFRLIARLKEIGVTTVMTTERVDDYGPIARYGVEEFVSDNVVLLRNVLESEKRRRTLEVLKLRGTVHMKGEYPFTMGMDGISVFALGAMRLTQRSSNIRISSGVKDLDDMCGGGYFQDSIILATGATGTGKTMLVSKFVEDAYNNNERAILFAYEESRAQLLRNATSWGIDFEKMESDGLLKIICAYPESTGLEDHLQIIKTQINQFKPKRMAIDSLSALARGVSLNAFRQFVIAVTGYTKQEEIAGFFTNTAEEFMGSHSITDSHISTITDTILLLQYVEIKGEMARALNVFKMRGSWHDKRIREFIITNKGPEIKDSFSNFEQIFSGAPHRVVPDQNIQNVFKGLDNN; this is translated from the coding sequence ATGAAAGATAAGAAATTTGGCAAATCAGATAAAATGCAAGTCCAAAAATTACCTACTGGCATAGAAGGTTTTGATGATGTTTGTAGAGGTGGGTTGCCCGTATCACGAAGTACACTTGTAAGTGGCACATCAGGTACTGGTAAAACTGTGTTTTCCCTTCAGTATTTACACCATGGAATTTGTAATTTTGATGAGCCTGGGATCTTTGTCACATTTGAGGAGTCTCCTTTAGATATCATTCGAAATGCTGCAAGTTTTGGTTGGGATTTGCAAGAATTAATTGATCAAAATAAACTTTTTATATTAGACGCTTCTCCTGATCCTGATGGTCAGGATGTTGCGGGAAATTTTGACTTGTCCGGTCTTATTGAGAGAATTAGTTATGCAATTAGAAAATATAAAGCTAAAAGAGTCGCAATAGATTCAATAACTGCTGTCTTTCAACAGTATGATGCTATTTACGTTGTAAGAAGAGAAATATTCAGATTAATAGCAAGATTAAAGGAAATTGGTGTGACGACTGTTATGACTACAGAAAGGGTTGATGATTACGGACCAATCGCTAGATATGGAGTAGAAGAATTTGTATCAGATAATGTTGTCTTATTAAGAAATGTTCTTGAGTCAGAGAAGAGAAGAAGAACCCTAGAAGTTTTGAAGTTAAGAGGCACTGTACATATGAAAGGTGAATATCCATTCACTATGGGAATGGATGGTATTAGTGTTTTTGCTCTTGGAGCAATGAGATTAACGCAGAGATCATCAAATATTAGGATTAGCTCTGGAGTTAAAGATCTTGATGATATGTGTGGGGGAGGATATTTTCAAGATTCCATCATCCTAGCCACAGGAGCTACTGGTACAGGTAAGACGATGCTCGTATCAAAATTTGTTGAAGATGCTTATAACAACAATGAAAGAGCAATACTTTTTGCATATGAAGAATCTAGGGCTCAATTGCTAAGGAATGCTACTAGTTGGGGAATAGATTTCGAAAAAATGGAAAGTGATGGTTTACTAAAAATTATTTGTGCATATCCTGAATCAACTGGTTTAGAAGATCACTTGCAAATAATAAAAACACAGATTAATCAATTTAAACCAAAAAGAATGGCAATTGATTCTCTCTCCGCATTAGCTAGAGGTGTAAGTTTGAATGCATTTAGACAGTTTGTCATTGCAGTTACTGGTTACACAAAGCAAGAGGAGATAGCAGGCTTCTTTACTAATACTGCAGAAGAGTTCATGGGAAGCCATTCTATAACTGATTCTCACATATCAACAATTACAGATACTATCCTATTGCTTCAATATGTAGAAATAAAAGGAGAAATGGCAAGAGCTTTAAATGTTTTTAAAATGCGTGGATCATGGCATGATAAACGAATAAGAGAATTTATTATTACAAATAAAGGTCCAGAAATAAAAGATTCTTTTTCTAATTTCGAACAAATATTTAGTGGGGCCCCTCATAGAGTAGTTCCTGATCAAAATATTCAGAATGTTTTTAAAGGATTAGATAATAATTAA
- the kaiB gene encoding circadian clock protein KaiB has translation MAARKTYILKLYVAGNTPNSMRALNTLREILENEFKGVYALKVIDVLKQPQLAEEDKILATPTLAKILPPPVRRIIGDLSDREKVLIGLDLLFDELTETEYSGDK, from the coding sequence ATGGCAGCAAGAAAAACATATATTTTAAAACTCTATGTTGCTGGAAATACTCCTAATTCAATGAGAGCTTTAAATACTTTAAGAGAAATTTTAGAAAATGAATTTAAAGGAGTTTATGCCTTGAAGGTTATCGATGTACTAAAGCAACCACAACTTGCAGAAGAAGATAAGATTTTGGCTACCCCAACTCTAGCTAAGATTTTACCTCCACCAGTAAGAAGAATAATTGGTGATCTTTCAGATAGAGAGAAAGTTTTAATAGGTTTGGATCTGCTTTTTGATGAATTAACTGAAACTGAATATAGTGGAGATAAATAA
- the rplU gene encoding 50S ribosomal protein L21, giving the protein MTNSKKSSNNSSNGNELYAIAETSGQQFWFEVNRYYDIDRLNAKEKDKITLEKVLLLKDKDSITVGKPYVKDAKIELEVVSHKRDKKILVYKMRPKKKTRRKMGHRQELTRVMVKSISIGKADPKASSKKETIKKETKPKSEKSTK; this is encoded by the coding sequence ATGACAAACTCAAAAAAATCTTCAAACAATTCTTCTAACGGTAATGAATTGTACGCGATAGCAGAAACTTCCGGTCAACAATTTTGGTTCGAAGTTAACAGATACTATGACATTGACAGGTTAAATGCAAAAGAGAAAGATAAAATAACGCTAGAAAAAGTTTTACTTTTAAAAGACAAAGACTCAATCACTGTTGGAAAACCTTACGTTAAAGATGCAAAAATTGAATTAGAAGTAGTCTCCCATAAAAGAGATAAGAAAATTCTTGTATACAAAATGCGTCCGAAAAAAAAGACAAGAAGAAAAATGGGGCATAGGCAAGAACTTACAAGAGTTATGGTAAAATCTATATCAATAGGTAAAGCAGATCCTAAGGCTTCTTCAAAAAAAGAAACTATTAAAAAGGAAACTAAACCAAAATCCGAAAAATCTACAAAGTAA
- the rpmA gene encoding 50S ribosomal protein L27 — MAHKKGTGSTRNGRDSNSKRLGVKAYGGEKVTAGSILIRQRGTSFLPGINVGKGKDDTLFALKEGTVSFESIKRNLRNRKRVNVVI; from the coding sequence ATGGCACATAAAAAAGGAACAGGTTCTACAAGAAACGGTCGAGATTCAAATTCCAAAAGATTGGGTGTCAAAGCCTATGGAGGAGAAAAAGTAACTGCTGGATCAATTTTAATTCGCCAAAGAGGTACATCCTTTTTGCCAGGAATCAATGTTGGGAAAGGTAAAGATGACACCCTTTTTGCTCTTAAAGAAGGAACAGTAAGTTTCGAAAGCATTAAAAGAAATTTAAGAAATAGAAAAAGAGTTAATGTTGTCATCTAA
- a CDS encoding class I SAM-dependent methyltransferase codes for MEYLSIKECDLDGFLANAKINLANSHPGDALNDVSDFYTEIVGDRHVADLAAWHITSKDYIADTLKLQQRFSRNLVLDFGGGIGTHALANAMSSKVEHVFFVDINETNRNFVEYRAKKLGVEKKLTFCKTIKDTQISKFDTIICLDVLEHLADPASQIEIFNEFMDPNSIALFNWYFFKGEKNEYPFHIDDIRIVEKFFETLQSNFLEVFHPILITTRAYKKIR; via the coding sequence ATGGAATACTTATCTATTAAAGAATGTGATTTAGATGGATTCCTCGCAAATGCAAAGATTAATTTAGCAAATTCACATCCTGGAGATGCTTTGAATGATGTTTCAGATTTTTATACTGAAATAGTTGGAGATCGGCATGTAGCTGATTTAGCTGCTTGGCATATCACGAGCAAGGACTACATCGCTGATACTTTAAAACTTCAGCAGAGATTTTCTAGAAATTTGGTTTTAGATTTTGGAGGAGGTATTGGAACGCATGCCCTAGCTAACGCTATGTCTTCAAAAGTTGAGCATGTTTTTTTTGTAGATATTAATGAGACAAATAGAAACTTTGTTGAATATAGGGCTAAGAAATTAGGAGTCGAAAAAAAACTTACTTTTTGCAAGACAATTAAAGACACGCAAATATCTAAATTTGATACGATAATTTGTCTAGATGTTTTGGAACATCTTGCTGATCCAGCTTCTCAAATTGAGATTTTCAATGAGTTTATGGATCCTAATTCTATTGCTTTATTTAATTGGTATTTTTTTAAGGGAGAAAAAAATGAATATCCGTTTCATATCGACGACATTCGAATTGTTGAAAAGTTTTTTGAGACTCTTCAATCAAATTTTTTAGAAGTATTTCATCCTATTCTTATAACTACAAGAGCTTATAAGAAAATTAGATGA
- the truB gene encoding tRNA pseudouridine(55) synthase TruB: METKDGFLVINKDKGCTSHDCVKQIRKLLNTKKVGHTGTLDPEVIGILPIAIGSATRFIQYLPQDKTYIGQIKLGIRTNTDDIHGEIINQKSWPKISDEKLDQYLNRFRGIIKQIPPKVSSVHVNGERAYKKSFRNEVFELAPREVKIDELTLMKWDQINGIIEIKIKCSAGTYIRAIARDLGEILNSEGCLLQLKRISACGFDEQNSIKISDIEKGKKNSKNFIIPTISALNHISSFVLSTEEQINFWQTGRAIRVDFNYFQENKSFDYKKPIKVIDKKQILLGIGFLNEEQSNINPKLVLNAK, from the coding sequence ATGGAAACTAAAGATGGATTCTTAGTAATTAATAAAGATAAAGGATGTACTTCACATGATTGTGTTAAACAAATAAGGAAGTTACTTAATACGAAAAAGGTCGGTCACACAGGAACTCTTGACCCAGAAGTTATAGGAATATTACCAATCGCGATAGGCAGTGCAACAAGATTTATTCAATATCTCCCTCAGGATAAAACTTACATAGGACAAATTAAATTAGGGATAAGAACTAACACTGATGATATACACGGAGAAATAATTAATCAAAAAAGTTGGCCTAAAATCAGTGATGAAAAATTAGATCAATACTTAAATAGATTTAGAGGAATTATTAAACAAATTCCGCCGAAAGTATCTAGTGTGCATGTTAATGGTGAGAGAGCTTATAAGAAATCTTTCAGGAATGAAGTTTTTGAATTAGCACCAAGAGAAGTAAAAATAGACGAACTTACTTTAATGAAATGGGACCAAATAAACGGAATCATAGAAATAAAAATCAAATGTTCAGCTGGCACATACATAAGAGCAATTGCAAGAGATTTAGGCGAAATTCTTAATTCCGAGGGTTGCCTTCTACAACTAAAAAGAATTTCAGCTTGTGGCTTCGATGAACAAAACTCGATAAAAATATCTGATATCGAAAAAGGTAAAAAAAACTCGAAAAATTTCATTATTCCAACAATTTCTGCTCTTAATCACATTTCATCATTTGTCTTAAGTACCGAAGAACAAATCAATTTTTGGCAAACAGGAAGAGCAATAAGAGTTGATTTTAATTACTTCCAGGAAAACAAATCTTTTGACTACAAAAAACCCATAAAAGTAATAGATAAAAAACAAATACTTCTTGGGATAGGTTTCTTAAATGAAGAGCAATCTAATATAAATCCAAAATTAGTCCTTAATGCTAAATAA